In Silene latifolia isolate original U9 population chromosome 3, ASM4854445v1, whole genome shotgun sequence, a single window of DNA contains:
- the LOC141648241 gene encoding auxin-responsive protein SAUR62-like, which produces MISTKKLIKMAKKWQRLAIASRKRISWSSPTVKEGYFVVYTMDGRRFMIPLTYLNSEIVRELLRLAEEEYGMTSSGPITLPCDSSFMEYAISMIQRHVAEDVERALISSLGSCRSYEHLGTNQQFLISSF; this is translated from the coding sequence ATGATTAGTACAAAGAAGCTTATCAAGATGGCGAAAAAATGGCaaagattagcaattgctagCAGGAAGAGGATTTCCTGGTCAAGTCCAACAGTCAAAGAGGGTTACTTTGTCGTCTACACAATGGATGGAAGACGGTTTATGATTCCATTGACGTATTTGAACAGCGAGATTGTAAGGGAGCTCTTGAGATTGGCTGAGGAAGAGTATGGAATGACGAGTTCAGGGCCGATTACCTTGCCCTGTGATTCAAGTTTCATGGAGTACGCTATTTCCATGATTCAAAGACATGTAGCGGAGGATGTAGAGAGAGCATTGATTTCGTCCTTGGGCAGTTGTAGATCATATGAACATCTAGGGACAAACCAACAGTTTCTCATCAGTAGCTTTTAG